From the Microplitis mediator isolate UGA2020A chromosome 6, iyMicMedi2.1, whole genome shotgun sequence genome, one window contains:
- the LOC130669447 gene encoding uncharacterized protein LOC130669447, with amino-acid sequence MKDSGNSREFKVTPEKAVQFTKITVFLTCAWPPSNESRLFKLFMYFSIFLSFALFLPLVVSVIKYYDNFFIVMKSVIFICGITNYVAKVITVRIYHKEFQHLGSAVDDFIDKASVSEKQVLQKYIDKCWKFQFFMTCSYYLTTTAIIIGPFVLPQKFPTDAVYPFPVDNSIISLIVYLHQCIVGYQCSAGMALDCQAALFIWYLSAKFELLISETKNVVTYNELRHYIKQHQDLLTYAEELIRPTRVMAFSTVSVTKIGMIFGGVFLISDEPLAVKIQFGIMVMSTTVNIYVCTWAADYLITISSSTLSDEIFSTTWMHGPKLRKLWLIVLHRAQKPVVINIPGLLKTLSNEYYSAFLSAAFSCFATIRIVVNS; translated from the exons ATGAAAGACTCAGGTAACAGTCGCGAATTTAAAGTGACGCCTGAAAAGGCCGTTCAGTTCACCAAAATAACAGTATTTTTAACGTGTGCATGGCCACCGAGTAATGAATCGCGACTATTTAAactatttatgtatttttcaattttcctaTCATTTGCACTATTTTTACCTCTAGTAGTTTCAGTTATCAAgtattacgataattttttcatcgtCATGAAGTCGGTAATTTTTATCTGTGGCATCACTAATTATGTCGCCAAAGTAATTACCGTTAGAATTTACCACAAAGAATTTCAg CATCTTGGATCAGCAGTTGACGATTTCATCGACAAAGCTAGTGTCAGTGAAAAGCAGGTTTTGCAAAAATATATCGACAAATGCTggaaatttcagttttttatgACGTGCAGTTACTATCTGACAACGACTGCGATAATTATTGGACCTTTTGTATTGCCTCAAAAATTTCCTACCGACGCAGTGTACCCGTTTCCGGTggataattcaattatttcacTTATCGTTTACCTGCATCAGTGCATTGTAGGGTATCAGTGCTCGGCCGGAATGGCTTTGGATTGTCAGGCTGCTTTATTTATCTGGTACTTGAGCGCTAAATTTGAATTGCTTATTTCAGAAACTAAGAATGTAGTAACTTATAACGAGTTGCGTCATTATATAAAACAACACCAAGATCTACTAac atACGCGGAGGAGTTGATTCGCCCAACGCGCGTAATGGCTTTTTCTACTGTTTCAGTGACTAAGATCGGAATGATTTTTGGTGgtgtttttttgatttca GATGAACCGTTGGcagtaaaaattcaatttggaATAATGGTCATGAGTACGACagttaatatttatgtttgCACTTGGGCTGctgattatttaataactatt TCGAGTTCTACTTTGTCAGACGAAATCTTCAGCACAACGTGGATGCATGGACCGAAACTAAGGAAACTATGGCTCATTGTTCTGCACCGGGCACAAAAACCCGTCGTTATAAATATTCCAGGTCTTCTCAAGACACTTTCCAATGAATATTATTCTGCG TTTCTGTCAGCAGCGTTTTCTTGCTTCGCAACAATTCGCATTGTCgttaattcttaa